The nucleotide window CACCCGAAGCTGGATGACGCTGCGCTCCTGCTCCTTTTCCAGGTACGCACGCCCCTTTTTCACGTTAACGTGGTCCCACGGCAGCTTCTCGGTAACCTGCCGCTGCCGCGAGCGATAGAAGTCCACATCAATGCCGAGGTCGCGGAACGAACTCCACCATAGCTCCGGCTGGAAGCACTCCTTCCAGCCGTCGAATCGGGCGCCGCGCTTCCACGCCTCGTACAGCCCCATCGACACGCGCCGGTCGCCGCGGGTGAGGATGCCCTCAAGCAAGCTCGTTTCGATGTCGTGCTGTTTGATGCGCACGAACTTGTTCCGCTTGCGGCGGTGCATGTAATCGCCCGCCCGGATGAAGTAATCGCGGGCCTGCATCCCGTTCCACTGGTACGGCGTGTGCGGCTTCGGGATGAAGTTCGAAACGCTCGCGGTGACCTCCTTGTACCGACCGGTCGCCTGCTTGCCGACTTCGCTGATCGCCTCGGCCAGGTCCACGATCCCGTCCAGGTCCGCGGCGCGCTCACCGGGCAGGCCGCACAGGAAGTAGAGCTTCACGTGCGACATGCCCTCCTTGAACGCCTCACGGCAGCCTTCAATAAGGTCGTCGTTCTTGATGGGCTTGCGGATCTGGGTGCGCATGTCGTCACGGGCCACCTCGGGCGCCAGCGTCATGCCCGCGCGCCGCCAGCCCTTCATGAGTTTCGGGACCGACCGGAGTTGGTGGTTCACGCGCAGGCTCGGCAGCGACACGTTCACGCCCAGCGGCGCGAACACCTCGTGCATCCGCTTCACCAGCTCTTCGAAGTGCGGGTAGTCGCTCGACGAAAGCGACAGTAGGCTGACCTCGTTCATCCCCGTGTTGCGGTAGCTCTCCAGCGCCGCCTGCACGATGGTCTCGACCGAGCGCACCCGGAGGGGCCGCTTGATGACGGTGGACTGGCAGAACCGGCACTGCCACGGGCACCCGCGCATGATCTCGATCGCGATGCGGTCGTGCGGGGTCTGAACGAACGACACGACCGGCTTCGTCGGCAGCGGAATGTCGTCCAGGTCTTGCGCGATGGTGCAACTTTCGATCTGGACCGGCACATCCGAGCGGGTGCGGTTCACGGCGGCGATGGTGCCGTCGGCGTGGTAATCGAACTCGTAGAAGCACGGGGCGTAGGCCCACTTCGTGCTGCCCACGAGTTCCGCCAGCATGTCGAGCCGGCGCTTGTGCGAGAGGTCGCCCTCGCGGACCGCGACCTCTTTCAATGCCATCCACTTTTCCATCACCCACGGCAACGATTCCTCGCCGTCGCCGATGACGAACAGGTCTACGAACGGGGCGAGCAGTTCCGGGTTCTGCGCGCCGGGACCGCCGGCGATCACGA belongs to Gemmata obscuriglobus and includes:
- a CDS encoding TIGR03960 family B12-binding radical SAM protein, producing the protein MTNTALRDAVMRVLPRVKTPAQYTGGELHSVPKDHRQVRGKLCLCFPDAYTLGMSHHGLQVLYTIMNNDPQWACERAFAPWMDFEAELRRNRLPLYGLETFTPLSGFDVVGFSLQYEVCYSNLLNMIDLGGIPHFATERFVSDPLVIAGGPGAQNPELLAPFVDLFVIGDGEESLPWVMEKWMALKEVAVREGDLSHKRRLDMLAELVGSTKWAYAPCFYEFDYHADGTIAAVNRTRSDVPVQIESCTIAQDLDDIPLPTKPVVSFVQTPHDRIAIEIMRGCPWQCRFCQSTVIKRPLRVRSVETIVQAALESYRNTGMNEVSLLSLSSSDYPHFEELVKRMHEVFAPLGVNVSLPSLRVNHQLRSVPKLMKGWRRAGMTLAPEVARDDMRTQIRKPIKNDDLIEGCREAFKEGMSHVKLYFLCGLPGERAADLDGIVDLAEAISEVGKQATGRYKEVTASVSNFIPKPHTPYQWNGMQARDYFIRAGDYMHRRKRNKFVRIKQHDIETSLLEGILTRGDRRVSMGLYEAWKRGARFDGWKECFQPELWWSSFRDLGIDVDFYRSRQRQVTEKLPWDHVNVKKGRAYLEKEQERSVIQLRVMAEAVSGTDGAGEACGPTGCGG